From one Anomalospiza imberbis isolate Cuckoo-Finch-1a 21T00152 chromosome 25, ASM3175350v1, whole genome shotgun sequence genomic stretch:
- the NKAIN1 gene encoding sodium/potassium-transporting ATPase subunit beta-1-interacting protein 1 — MGRCNGRCTLVGFCCLQLVAALERQIFDFLGYQWAPILANFLHIMAVILGIFGTIQYRSRYLMMYAVWLVLWVGWNAFIICFYLEVGRLSQDRDFIMTFNTSLHRSWWMENGPGCLVTPVLNSNLAPEDHHVITVSGCLLDYQYIEVVSSATQIFLALFGFVYACYVSKVFLEEEDSFDFIGGFDSYGYQAPQKTSHLQLQPLYTSG, encoded by the exons GTCGCGGCGCTGGAGAGGCAGATCTTTGATTTCCTGGGATACCAGTGGGCCCCCATCCTGGCAAACTTCTTACACATCATGGCCGTgattttgggtatttttgggaCCATCCAGTACAGATCCAGATACCTCATGATG TACGCGGTGTGGTTGGTGCTGTGGGTCGGCTGGAACGCCTTCATCATCTGCTTCTACCTGGAGGTCGGGCGCTTGTCACAG gaccGAGACTTCATCATGACCTTCAATACCTCACTGCACCGCTCGTGGTGGATGGAGAACGGCCCGGGCTGCCTGGTGACGCCGGTGCTGAACTCCAACCTGGCGCCCGAGGACCACCACGTCATCACCGTCAGCGGCTGCCTGCTCGACTACCAGTACATCGAGGTGGTGAGCAGCGCCACGCAGATCTTCCTGGCG CTCTTCGGCTTCGTCTACGCCTGCTACGTCAGCAAAGTGTtcctggaggaggaggacagCT TTGATTTCATCGGCGGCTTTGACTCCTACGGATACCAGGCGCCCCAGAAGACGTCGCACCTGCAACTCCAGCCGCTCTACAC CTCGGGATAA